One genomic region from Mesorhizobium terrae encodes:
- a CDS encoding alpha/beta hydrolase family protein, protein MEQTEVLGVRRVATSHFQKWQLEEISFQAKDGRALAGRLHLPGTEPRFAVVLHGGIGFPASFYADFALWLARTHDVAVLTYDYRDFGRSGSGSLSRSATCLSHWAIDDQSGALTYLAGRFPSVPLRVIGHSLGGQWLAFHDDIAKVDRVVAVASGPTHWRDHPQSSFARILAFWWLLGPLAVTLFGYLPGRRLGFGADIPGGVYWEWRHLCRQRDYHRAFWGTEYPVPGLDRAKFKLAMVAVEDDPLVSPAIAGKLASYYPAAKAGLTLLRPIQLALASIGHAGAFTRKRKACWPWLVAPLLD, encoded by the coding sequence TTGGAGCAGACCGAAGTGTTGGGCGTGCGACGCGTCGCCACCAGCCATTTTCAGAAATGGCAATTGGAGGAGATCAGCTTCCAGGCCAAGGATGGCCGCGCCCTGGCAGGACGCCTGCATCTGCCCGGCACCGAGCCGCGTTTCGCGGTGGTGCTGCATGGCGGCATCGGCTTTCCGGCGAGTTTCTACGCGGATTTCGCGCTTTGGCTTGCGCGGACCCATGACGTGGCCGTGCTGACCTATGATTATCGCGACTTCGGCCGTTCGGGCAGCGGCAGCCTTTCCCGCTCGGCGACATGTCTCAGCCATTGGGCGATCGACGATCAATCCGGCGCGCTGACCTACCTCGCCGGTCGTTTCCCGTCGGTGCCGCTGCGCGTCATCGGCCATTCGCTCGGCGGCCAGTGGCTGGCCTTCCATGACGATATCGCCAAGGTCGACCGTGTCGTGGCCGTCGCCTCCGGGCCGACCCATTGGCGCGACCACCCGCAATCGTCGTTCGCGCGCATCCTGGCGTTCTGGTGGCTGCTTGGTCCGCTCGCGGTAACGCTCTTCGGCTATCTGCCAGGGCGTCGCCTGGGTTTCGGGGCCGACATTCCGGGCGGCGTCTATTGGGAATGGCGCCATCTTTGCCGGCAACGCGATTATCACCGTGCGTTCTGGGGCACGGAATATCCCGTCCCCGGCCTCGATCGAGCAAAGTTCAAACTGGCCATGGTCGCCGTTGAGGACGATCCATTGGTGTCCCCGGCGATCGCCGGAAAACTGGCAAGCTATTATCCGGCGGCGAAGGCTGGCCTGACCTTGTTGCGGCCCATCCAGCTGGCGCTCGCTTCGATCGGCCATGCCGGGGCGTTCACCAGAAAACGCAAGGCATGCTGGCCCTGGCTTGTCGCGCCGCTGCTGGACTGA
- the bcsN gene encoding cellulose biosynthesis protein BcsN, producing the protein MMSAEKAFAYPGPGGPAITAVLERRYANAIQQEIALATSAHTSGQNMLRVQLFGPVDTKTTGQTRLRDGFLPPSNISTELRQLFPGIRMARSPYYVQNRYGPFGYAVGRSTAGDTCIYAWQRLTSTGSTQTLIGNKGSVQIRLRLCDQSLPEHRLLQTMYDFTISSYFQSSGWNPYGDANPPDPLLGKSGAPIYPAAAGGPAVPDVRPAPVAAPVRSSARGSPARTQQALPQPVGPVVPPPPVSGAPGAEIPQTTTGKQVVVPSPRAAVIVPPPPCDPTTTNCR; encoded by the coding sequence ATGATGTCGGCGGAAAAGGCGTTTGCCTACCCGGGCCCGGGCGGACCGGCGATCACCGCCGTGCTGGAACGGCGCTATGCCAACGCCATCCAGCAGGAAATCGCGCTCGCCACCTCCGCGCACACATCCGGCCAGAACATGTTGCGCGTTCAGCTGTTCGGGCCGGTGGACACGAAAACCACGGGGCAGACCCGACTGCGCGACGGCTTCCTGCCGCCGAGCAACATAAGCACGGAGTTGCGGCAGCTTTTCCCCGGCATACGCATGGCGCGCTCGCCATATTACGTCCAGAACCGATATGGCCCGTTCGGCTACGCGGTCGGGCGATCCACGGCCGGCGATACCTGCATCTATGCCTGGCAGCGGCTGACCTCCACCGGCTCGACGCAAACCCTGATCGGCAACAAGGGGTCGGTCCAGATCAGATTGCGGCTTTGCGACCAGTCCTTGCCGGAACATCGTCTGCTGCAGACGATGTATGATTTTACGATCTCGTCCTATTTCCAGTCGAGCGGCTGGAATCCCTATGGCGATGCGAATCCGCCGGATCCGTTACTCGGCAAGTCCGGTGCGCCGATTTATCCGGCGGCGGCCGGTGGCCCGGCCGTGCCGGATGTGCGTCCCGCGCCGGTCGCCGCACCAGTAAGGTCGTCAGCGCGGGGCAGCCCTGCGAGGACCCAGCAGGCGCTGCCACAGCCGGTTGGCCCCGTCGTGCCGCCACCGCCGGTTTCGGGCGCGCCTGGGGCGGAAATCCCGCAGACGACGACAGGCAAACAGGTCGTTGTACCGTCGCCGAGGGCGGCAGTCATCGTGCCGCCGCCGCCATGCGATCCGACAACAACGAACTGCCGATAG